One Ignavibacteria bacterium genomic window carries:
- a CDS encoding cytochrome c maturation protein CcmE: MNGKAKYIIGGIIILAFLVVGFMSFMDSKIEYVDFAEAQNRLKTVEVKGYWLKDKETKFDGNTNTFSFYMRDDHNNEMKVIFDGAKPNNFEVAEAVVVKGKVKDGCFMAKDILTKCPSKYEAHPDEIKKSQL, translated from the coding sequence ATGAATGGTAAAGCAAAATACATTATCGGCGGAATCATAATACTTGCATTTCTTGTTGTCGGCTTTATGTCATTTATGGACAGCAAAATTGAATATGTTGATTTTGCAGAAGCGCAAAACAGACTCAAGACTGTCGAGGTAAAAGGATACTGGCTGAAAGATAAGGAAACAAAGTTTGACGGTAATACAAATACTTTCAGTTTTTATATGCGCGATGATCACAACAACGAAATGAAAGTTATTTTTGACGGAGCAAAACCGAATAATTTTGAAGTTGCTGAAGCTGTTGTAGTAAAAGGTAAAGTCAAAGACGGCTGCTTTATGGCGAAAGATATTTTAACAAAATGTCCTTCCAAGTATGAAGCGCATCCTGACGAAATAAAGAAATCACAATTATAA
- a CDS encoding CcmD family protein → MDSLYSFLETNSIYVVLIITLIIWLGLFMYLSGISKKLKNLERISEKKQDS, encoded by the coding sequence TTGGATAGTCTTTATAGCTTTTTAGAAACCAATTCAATATATGTTGTTCTTATTATTACGCTAATCATTTGGCTCGGATTATTTATGTATCTCAGCGGCATTTCAAAGAAATTAAAAAATCTGGAAAGAATTTCAGAAAAGAAACAGGACAGTTAA
- a CDS encoding cytochrome c biogenesis protein: protein MTDTFLKYASLILITLVILLGFLVPIPYIPALGDKARVLYFHVPMSWISFVAFLMSMIYAVKYLRTRNPEYDIKAYSSAHLGFLFCILATVTGAVWAKFSWGSFWNWDPRQTSIFILLLIYGAYFVLRASLDSYEQKARLSSVYAIIAFVTVPFFMFIMPRIVESLHPDPIVNSQGKINMDSSMLIIFLTSLVSFTVLFWWMLRLKIRSELLNYKLNG from the coding sequence ATGACTGACACATTTCTCAAATATGCTTCATTAATTTTAATCACACTTGTAATTCTTTTGGGATTTCTTGTTCCCATCCCATACATCCCCGCGTTAGGCGATAAAGCAAGAGTCTTATATTTTCACGTTCCTATGTCATGGATTAGCTTCGTTGCATTTTTAATGTCGATGATTTATGCAGTTAAATATCTGAGAACACGAAATCCCGAATATGATATCAAAGCATATTCATCGGCACATCTCGGATTTTTATTCTGCATTCTTGCAACTGTAACCGGAGCAGTATGGGCAAAATTCAGCTGGGGTTCTTTCTGGAACTGGGACCCGCGTCAGACTTCCATTTTCATATTACTCCTGATTTACGGAGCATATTTTGTGCTCAGAGCCTCACTTGATTCTTACGAACAAAAAGCCCGATTAAGCTCTGTTTATGCAATAATTGCGTTTGTAACCGTCCCGTTTTTTATGTTTATTATGCCGAGAATCGTGGAATCTTTGCATCCGGATCCGATCGTTAATTCTCAGGGTAAAATTAATATGGATAGCTCTATGCTTATAATATTTTTGACTTCATTGGTAAGTTTTACGGTGTTATTTTGGTGGATGCTGAGACTTAAAATCAGAAGCGAATTGTTAAACTACAAATTAAACGGATAA
- a CDS encoding PH domain-containing protein, which yields MDKEKTLWTGSPSQVLNLGAFILILIIAAAVVVVSILFLPLLLILLIVPLVMLIINYLKVKSEVFEVTTQRLRKTTGIFSKQTEDLELYRVRDYKILQPFFLRLFGLGTIELITIDKSSPHVLIPAVKNPKELIDIIRENVEKMKTAKGVRELDVE from the coding sequence ATGGATAAAGAAAAAACACTTTGGACCGGCTCGCCTTCACAGGTTTTAAACTTAGGCGCGTTCATCTTAATACTAATAATAGCCGCTGCGGTAGTTGTTGTTTCTATATTGTTTCTTCCGCTTCTCTTGATTTTATTAATCGTACCTCTTGTTATGCTTATAATTAATTATCTGAAGGTTAAATCCGAAGTCTTTGAAGTTACAACACAGCGTTTGAGAAAAACTACGGGAATATTCAGCAAGCAGACAGAAGACCTTGAGCTTTACAGGGTGCGTGATTACAAAATTCTCCAGCCGTTTTTTTTAAGATTGTTCGGATTAGGGACTATTGAATTAATCACAATTGATAAATCTTCACCGCACGTTTTAATTCCCGCGGTGAAAAATCCAAAAGAATTAATTGACATCATCAGGGAAAATGTTGAGAAAATGAAAACCGCAAAGGGAGTTCGGGAGCTCGACGTAGAATAG
- a CDS encoding heme exporter protein CcmB: protein MNEFIQNVIEVFRKELKSEFRTKYVLNSLLMFVLISVAIIRFAAGDEKLDEDITTGLFWVVIFFASVSSLARTFIKEQDKDTVNALKLSSIPEAVFIGKLMFNLVLSYFTGFLTLILFVMIMDYQIMNIFGYVLVFLIGIKGLVISLTVIAAIISKANSKGTLYPVLAFPILIPLLITIIHSSKLFASGAQIFALVDEFIIMICYIIVVFTASIMLFKFIWEE from the coding sequence ATGAATGAGTTTATACAAAACGTAATTGAAGTATTCAGAAAAGAATTAAAATCCGAATTCAGAACAAAATATGTTCTTAACTCGCTTTTGATGTTCGTTCTCATAAGCGTGGCAATTATCAGGTTCGCAGCAGGTGATGAAAAACTTGATGAGGATATTACGACGGGGCTTTTTTGGGTTGTGATTTTTTTTGCATCGGTCAGCAGTCTTGCAAGAACATTTATAAAAGAACAGGACAAGGATACTGTTAACGCACTGAAGCTAAGTTCAATTCCTGAAGCTGTCTTCATTGGTAAGTTAATGTTCAACCTGGTGTTAAGTTACTTTACGGGATTCCTGACTCTTATTTTGTTTGTTATGATAATGGATTATCAAATTATGAATATATTCGGTTATGTTTTGGTTTTTCTGATAGGAATAAAAGGTCTGGTAATCAGTCTTACAGTAATCGCAGCAATTATTTCAAAAGCTAACTCAAAAGGAACGCTTTATCCTGTGCTAGCGTTTCCAATTCTGATTCCATTGCTTATAACAATAATTCATTCATCAAAGCTTTTTGCTTCGGGAGCGCAGATTTTTGCTCTTGTTGATGAATTTATAATAATGATTTGTTATATAATCGTCGTTTTTACTGCTTCTATTATGCTTTTTAAATTCATTTGGGAAGAATAG
- a CDS encoding ABC transporter ATP-binding protein yields the protein MIQLICDKISKDFDRKNVFKNVSFDLKTSQSLAITGKNGSGKSTLIKIIANFINPTSGSYKISQNGYGLPQNKLYKATGLIAPYLNLYDELTGYENLLFFYNLKTGVNKLNPQKKSIINKYLEELNLSNAKDEQVKNYSSGMRQRLKFAFAIMNDPELLLLDEPTSNLDNEGRDIFFNIIQNRKKNCLILLATNDDEEKKLCDASLNIEDYK from the coding sequence ATGATTCAACTAATATGCGATAAGATTTCAAAGGACTTTGACAGAAAAAATGTATTTAAAAATGTTTCATTTGATTTAAAAACCTCGCAGTCGCTTGCCATCACCGGAAAAAACGGTTCCGGAAAATCCACCCTTATTAAAATCATCGCAAATTTTATAAATCCTACTTCAGGTTCATATAAAATTTCACAAAACGGTTACGGGCTTCCTCAAAATAAATTATATAAAGCAACGGGGCTCATTGCGCCTTATCTGAATTTGTACGACGAGCTTACAGGTTATGAAAACTTATTATTTTTTTATAATCTGAAAACAGGTGTAAATAAATTAAACCCGCAAAAGAAAAGTATTATTAATAAATATCTTGAAGAACTGAATTTATCGAACGCAAAAGATGAACAGGTAAAAAATTATTCATCTGGTATGAGGCAGCGCCTGAAATTTGCATTTGCGATTATGAATGACCCTGAATTGCTGCTGCTTGATGAACCAACAAGCAATCTTGATAACGAGGGACGCGATATATTTTTCAATATTATACAAAACAGAAAGAAAAACTGTCTTATACTTCTTGCAACAAATGATGATGAAGAGAAGAAACTTTGTGATGCTTCTTTAAACATCGAAGATTATAAATGA
- a CDS encoding acyl-CoA thioesterase yields the protein MSQKKKTVQDSQIQMVELVMPNDTNVLGNLAGGRLMHFMDIAAALSAAKHANTICVTVAVDNLIFHRSIKLGEIVRLKSSVNRAFKTSMEVGVKVEIEDFYTGEVFHSNSAYLTFVAIDKVTQKPILVPEVLPETPEEIRRYDQALKRREQRLRQKHGIVMDI from the coding sequence ATGTCCCAAAAAAAGAAAACAGTTCAGGATTCTCAAATCCAGATGGTTGAGCTTGTAATGCCGAACGATACAAACGTTCTCGGCAATCTTGCAGGCGGACGCTTAATGCACTTTATGGATATTGCAGCTGCGCTTTCTGCAGCAAAGCATGCTAACACTATTTGCGTAACCGTTGCAGTTGACAACCTGATTTTTCATCGTTCAATCAAACTTGGCGAAATTGTCCGTCTCAAATCATCAGTCAACCGAGCTTTTAAAACTTCTATGGAAGTTGGTGTAAAAGTCGAGATTGAGGATTTTTATACAGGAGAAGTTTTTCACTCAAACAGCGCTTATTTGACTTTCGTTGCAATAGATAAAGTTACACAGAAACCGATACTCGTTCCCGAAGTTCTTCCTGAAACCCCTGAAGAAATAAGACGCTATGACCAGGCGTTGAAACGACGCGAGCAAAGATTACGCCAGAAACACGGCATCGTAATGGATATATAA
- the bamD gene encoding outer membrane protein assembly factor BamD: MKRYTYIIILLISAVLYSCSSASKSNINTDDPERALAIAMKSYNEGDYLQAIEDFSLIKLKFSGTTVADKAQYYLAMSHYKREEYILAAYEFEMYIKNYPSGPEVINAAYNLAMCYYGLSPAYNLDQTYTKLAISQFQLFLELFPDNQYTSQAESRIKELRTKLALKAYASANLYMDMDDYRAATVYYDYVLNDYFDTEYADDAALGKIQALIKRKKYSEAAEEVTKFETKFKDSPLLARVRSLKSEIASNLR; this comes from the coding sequence ATGAAAAGATATACTTATATAATTATTTTATTAATTTCCGCAGTGCTGTATTCATGTTCATCTGCAAGCAAAAGCAACATAAACACAGACGACCCCGAAAGAGCTCTCGCCATCGCGATGAAAAGCTATAATGAGGGTGATTATCTTCAGGCAATCGAAGATTTTTCTTTGATAAAGCTAAAATTCTCAGGAACCACGGTCGCAGACAAGGCGCAGTATTACCTCGCTATGAGCCATTATAAAAGAGAAGAATATATTCTTGCTGCATATGAGTTTGAAATGTATATAAAGAATTATCCTTCAGGACCGGAGGTAATAAATGCCGCATATAATCTTGCAATGTGCTACTACGGTTTGTCGCCTGCATATAATCTTGATCAGACATATACAAAGCTCGCCATATCACAATTTCAGCTTTTCCTTGAGCTTTTTCCTGACAATCAATATACGTCTCAGGCTGAATCACGCATTAAGGAATTAAGAACTAAGCTCGCTTTAAAAGCTTATGCAAGTGCAAATCTTTATATGGATATGGATGACTACAGAGCTGCGACTGTTTATTACGACTATGTGCTTAATGATTACTTTGATACCGAATATGCCGATGACGCTGCGCTCGGGAAAATTCAAGCGCTCATAAAAAGAAAAAAATATTCCGAAGCTGCTGAAGAAGTAACAAAGTTCGAAACAAAATTTAAAGACAGTCCTCTTCTTGCAAGAGTGCGAAGCTTGAAAAGCGAAATCGCTTCGAATCTTAGATAG
- a CDS encoding Glu/Leu/Phe/Val dehydrogenase, producing the protein MAESTYKEPAPYRKGEANPFESMMIRFDKAAEMYNLEEGLYNYLKYPVKTVIVSIPVQMDNGKLEVFEGYRVIHDNILGPSKGGIRYSPDVDLDEVKALASWMTWKCAIANLPFGGAKGAVKCDPSKLSMTELEKITRRYTSNMLEIFGPDTDIPAPDMNTNEQVMAWIMDTYSMHRRKTVTGVVTGKPIIIGGSRGRREATGRGVMIAAMCALARLEIDVKHTTTVIQGFGNVGSVSAQLLREKGSKIIAISDISGGYYDKNGIDVDLAIEYVKKNRTLEGGEFGTKITNEELLELECDILVPAAKEDQISAENAPRIKTKVIVEGANGPTMAEADQILRDKGIMVIPDILANSGGVIVSYFEWVQDRLGYFWEEDDVNNRLNRMMTEAFDNVYETAVKFQTTLRLGAYVYAIDKVSQVLKLRGIYG; encoded by the coding sequence ATGGCAGAATCAACATACAAAGAACCGGCTCCGTATAGAAAAGGCGAGGCAAATCCATTCGAATCAATGATGATTAGATTCGATAAAGCAGCAGAGATGTATAATCTCGAAGAAGGATTATATAACTATCTTAAATATCCTGTCAAAACCGTAATAGTTTCGATACCCGTTCAGATGGATAACGGCAAGCTCGAAGTATTCGAAGGATATAGAGTCATACATGATAACATTTTAGGTCCCTCAAAAGGCGGCATCAGATATTCACCTGACGTTGACCTTGACGAAGTTAAAGCGCTTGCATCATGGATGACATGGAAATGTGCAATTGCAAATCTTCCTTTCGGAGGAGCAAAGGGCGCAGTGAAATGCGACCCGTCAAAACTTTCAATGACAGAGCTTGAAAAAATAACAAGACGATATACTTCCAATATGCTTGAGATATTCGGACCGGATACAGATATACCTGCACCGGATATGAATACTAATGAACAAGTGATGGCATGGATAATGGATACATATTCAATGCACAGAAGAAAAACTGTAACCGGTGTTGTTACAGGCAAGCCGATTATAATCGGTGGTTCACGCGGTAGAAGAGAAGCAACCGGACGCGGAGTTATGATTGCGGCAATGTGCGCTCTTGCACGTCTTGAAATTGATGTTAAACATACTACAACCGTAATTCAGGGATTCGGAAATGTCGGTTCGGTCAGCGCGCAATTGCTCAGAGAAAAAGGTTCAAAGATTATTGCCATCAGTGATATATCAGGCGGATATTATGACAAGAACGGTATTGATGTTGATTTGGCAATCGAATATGTGAAGAAAAATAGAACACTTGAAGGCGGTGAATTCGGAACAAAGATTACCAACGAAGAGTTACTCGAATTAGAATGTGACATTTTAGTTCCTGCTGCAAAAGAAGACCAGATTTCTGCTGAAAACGCTCCAAGAATTAAAACCAAAGTTATAGTTGAAGGCGCTAACGGTCCGACGATGGCTGAAGCTGACCAGATTCTTAGAGACAAAGGCATAATGGTTATCCCCGACATACTTGCAAATTCAGGCGGTGTTATAGTTTCCTATTTTGAATGGGTTCAGGACAGACTCGGATATTTCTGGGAAGAAGATGATGTTAATAACAGATTGAACAGAATGATGACAGAAGCTTTTGATAATGTTTACGAAACTGCGGTTAAGTTCCAGACAACACTCAGACTTGGTGCTTATGTTTATGCAATCGATAAAGTTTCACAGGTATTGAAGCTCAGAGGAATATACGGGTAA
- the sucD gene encoding succinate--CoA ligase subunit alpha yields MSILVNKKTKVVVQGITGGEGTFHANQMIDYGTKVVAGVTPGKGGTKFNDKIPIYNTVKDAVNETGADASVIFVPAPFAADAIIEAADAGIDVIVCITEGIPTKDMIRVYDYIKHLNTNGRSVRYIGPNCPGIITPDECKIGIMPGFIHKKGRVGLISRSGTLTYEAVNQLTKLGIGQSTCIGIGGDPVIGTRFIDAVKLFNEDKDTDAIVMIGEIGGSAEEEAAYYIKKNVKKPVVGFIAGKTAPPGRRMGHAGAIISGGKGTADEKLATMRECGIITVDSPADIGAAMQKALEKLYKKSSKKTLKKSGKKVTKKSSAKKTKKVVKKMTKKTAKKKR; encoded by the coding sequence ATGAGCATTCTTGTTAATAAAAAGACTAAAGTTGTTGTTCAGGGAATTACAGGCGGTGAAGGAACATTCCACGCAAACCAAATGATTGATTACGGAACAAAAGTTGTTGCAGGCGTTACACCGGGAAAAGGCGGAACGAAATTCAATGACAAGATTCCGATTTATAATACAGTTAAAGATGCAGTTAATGAAACAGGAGCAGATGCGTCGGTTATTTTTGTTCCTGCGCCTTTTGCTGCCGATGCAATTATAGAAGCAGCTGATGCGGGTATCGATGTGATTGTTTGCATCACCGAAGGAATTCCCACCAAAGATATGATTAGAGTTTACGATTATATTAAACACTTAAATACAAACGGCAGAAGTGTTCGATATATAGGACCAAACTGTCCGGGGATAATAACTCCTGATGAATGTAAAATCGGCATAATGCCGGGGTTCATTCACAAAAAAGGAAGAGTGGGGTTGATTTCAAGAAGCGGAACGCTGACTTATGAAGCTGTAAATCAATTAACAAAGCTTGGTATCGGACAGTCAACATGTATCGGTATCGGTGGCGACCCTGTGATTGGAACACGATTCATTGATGCAGTAAAATTATTCAATGAAGATAAAGATACTGATGCGATTGTTATGATAGGTGAAATCGGCGGAAGCGCTGAAGAAGAGGCGGCATATTACATAAAGAAGAATGTAAAGAAACCTGTTGTCGGATTTATTGCAGGGAAAACTGCTCCTCCCGGAAGAAGAATGGGACACGCGGGAGCGATTATTTCAGGAGGCAAAGGAACTGCCGATGAAAAACTTGCGACTATGCGTGAGTGCGGAATCATTACTGTTGATTCTCCTGCTGACATCGGAGCAGCAATGCAGAAAGCTCTGGAGAAGTTGTATAAAAAGTCTTCGAAAAAAACTTTAAAGAAGTCAGGTAAGAAAGTTACTAAAAAATCTTCTGCAAAGAAGACGAAGAAGGTTGTTAAGAAAATGACAAAGAAAACAGCAAAGAAGAAAAGATAA
- the folB gene encoding dihydroneopterin aldolase: protein MTKIKINNAKFYAYHGVLEYEKEYGNQFEVDIEMDCFLPGLKMTDDLNNTVDYLAVYKLVEKIFTTHKFNLIETVNEMIGTEILNNFDKVYEVTVRIRKPNAPLGIIDNVEIEQKYTRE, encoded by the coding sequence TTGACCAAGATTAAAATAAATAATGCGAAGTTTTATGCTTATCACGGAGTGCTTGAGTATGAGAAGGAATACGGCAACCAATTTGAAGTAGATATCGAGATGGACTGCTTCCTGCCGGGATTGAAAATGACTGATGACCTGAACAATACAGTAGATTATCTTGCTGTGTATAAATTAGTTGAGAAGATTTTTACGACACATAAGTTTAACCTGATTGAAACCGTGAATGAAATGATTGGAACGGAAATACTAAATAACTTCGATAAGGTTTATGAAGTGACCGTGCGAATAAGAAAACCAAACGCACCGCTTGGCATTATCGACAACGTTGAGATTGAACAAAAATATACACGTGAATAA
- the folK gene encoding 2-amino-4-hydroxy-6-hydroxymethyldihydropteridine diphosphokinase, producing MKVFLGLGSNLGNRVEYIERAIEEIGSLKDTKIIKKASLYETEPWGFKEQPDFINSAVEIETMLSAEELFNEVKSIEQKLKRKSKGKWQEREIDIDILFYGNEIIKSERINIPHKEIEKRKFVLIPMYELAPDFVHPVFNETITELLSKSGDALVVKKYEN from the coding sequence GTGAAAGTATTTTTAGGGCTTGGTTCTAATTTAGGCAACAGGGTTGAATATATCGAGAGAGCGATTGAAGAAATTGGTTCTTTAAAAGATACGAAGATTATAAAGAAAGCATCGCTTTATGAAACCGAACCGTGGGGTTTCAAGGAACAGCCCGATTTTATAAACTCTGCGGTTGAGATTGAAACAATGCTTTCTGCTGAAGAATTGTTTAATGAAGTAAAATCAATTGAACAGAAGCTCAAACGGAAAAGCAAAGGCAAGTGGCAGGAGCGGGAGATTGACATAGATATTTTGTTTTATGGAAACGAAATTATTAAATCGGAGAGAATAAACATTCCTCACAAAGAAATTGAGAAAAGAAAATTCGTTTTAATTCCCATGTATGAGCTTGCACCGGATTTTGTTCATCCGGTTTTTAATGAAACAATAACTGAGCTTTTGAGTAAGAGCGGAGATGCTTTGGTAGTAAAGAAATATGAAAATTAA
- a CDS encoding deoxynucleoside kinase encodes MEGVIGAGKTSLAKKLSARLNAKLVLENFDENPFLERFYESPQQYAFHTQMYFLLSRYRQLADLRQPDLFHEYIVADYIFEKDKIFAYLNLADDELKLYEKIATLIEKNLVVPDLIIYLQSSMDRLMFNIRHRDREIEKEIREEYIKDLNEAYNYFFFRFKTTKVMIVNSTEIDFVNNDEDFEKLVTEILKPERPAMEFYDPGASKSAEK; translated from the coding sequence ATAGAGGGGGTTATAGGCGCAGGAAAGACTTCGCTTGCAAAAAAGCTTTCAGCGCGATTGAATGCGAAGCTTGTCCTCGAGAACTTTGATGAGAACCCTTTTCTTGAAAGATTTTATGAAAGTCCCCAGCAATATGCATTTCATACTCAAATGTATTTTTTGCTCAGCCGCTACAGGCAGCTTGCGGATTTGCGTCAGCCGGATTTGTTTCACGAATATATTGTTGCCGATTATATTTTTGAGAAAGATAAAATCTTTGCTTATCTGAATCTTGCAGATGACGAACTTAAGCTTTATGAAAAAATTGCAACACTCATAGAGAAAAATCTCGTCGTCCCTGATTTGATTATATATCTGCAATCAAGCATGGACAGGTTGATGTTTAATATCCGTCACAGAGACCGGGAGATAGAAAAAGAAATCAGAGAGGAGTATATAAAAGATTTAAATGAAGCATATAATTATTTCTTTTTCAGATTTAAGACAACAAAAGTAATGATAGTAAACTCTACCGAGATTGATTTTGTCAATAATGATGAAGATTTTGAAAAATTAGTAACTGAAATTTTGAAACCTGAACGTCCGGCGATGGAATTTTATGACCCGGGCGCAAGCAAGTCCGCAGAAAAATAG
- a CDS encoding glycosyltransferase family 9 protein: MELLKLFLKAKPLNSSELPDVKNILIVRQHNQLGDMLCSVPLFEAIRIKYPGARITLVASPINYEILFSDINPFIDDVLVYDKSSVKKILSFIKKLRSRHFDLGFVPSTVSLSRTSHLINYFSGAKVKIGVKSIDGKPNGSEFLLNIKSDFEWDKKQFHQIERNLDIGRQIGCDLPPQERKIKIILHKNENEFAEEFISKNFPDKSKLLIAFHPGAGKIANRWSVENFSELISKLYEKYGNYILITSGFIDKDVTRNLSDLLNEKNIPHTILENTPIRKVGAVLSKTDLFITNDTGVMHVAGGVNANVLSLFGPTNGFEWAPYGENNIYIKSKTVNINDISLSEVFDTAVSMINMIKNKTNE; encoded by the coding sequence TTGGAATTATTAAAACTATTCTTAAAAGCCAAACCTCTTAACTCTTCCGAACTACCGGACGTGAAAAATATTTTAATAGTCCGCCAGCATAACCAGCTTGGCGATATGCTGTGCTCCGTCCCGCTGTTTGAGGCAATAAGGATAAAATATCCGGGCGCAAGAATCACACTCGTTGCATCACCGATAAATTATGAAATTCTTTTCAGCGATATAAATCCGTTCATTGATGATGTGCTTGTTTATGACAAATCTTCTGTTAAAAAAATTCTAAGCTTCATAAAAAAATTACGAAGCAGGCATTTCGATTTAGGATTTGTCCCTTCGACTGTTTCACTTTCGAGAACTTCACATCTTATAAATTATTTCAGCGGAGCAAAAGTAAAAATCGGGGTAAAAAGTATAGATGGGAAACCGAACGGGTCGGAGTTTCTGCTTAACATAAAATCGGATTTTGAATGGGATAAAAAACAGTTTCATCAGATTGAACGGAATCTCGATATCGGAAGACAGATTGGATGCGACCTTCCTCCTCAGGAAAGAAAAATAAAAATCATACTTCATAAAAACGAGAATGAGTTTGCAGAAGAATTTATTTCAAAAAACTTTCCTGATAAATCGAAATTATTGATTGCGTTTCATCCCGGCGCAGGAAAAATTGCAAATCGCTGGTCCGTTGAAAATTTTTCTGAACTCATTTCTAAGCTTTATGAAAAATACGGGAATTATATATTGATAACATCGGGTTTTATAGATAAGGACGTTACACGCAATCTGTCTGATTTATTGAACGAAAAAAACATTCCTCATACTATTCTGGAAAATACTCCGATTAGAAAAGTCGGTGCTGTTTTGAGCAAGACGGATTTATTCATAACTAACGATACCGGTGTTATGCATGTTGCCGGAGGGGTTAATGCAAACGTGCTGTCTTTATTTGGTCCGACAAACGGTTTTGAATGGGCACCTTATGGAGAAAATAATATTTATATAAAATCAAAAACAGTTAACATAAATGACATTTCATTGAGTGAGGTTTTTGATACAGCTGTTTCAATGATTAACATGATTAAAAATAAAACTAACGAGTAA